One Nocardioides luti DNA window includes the following coding sequences:
- a CDS encoding Tad domain-containing protein, whose protein sequence is MRRPDERGQATVMIIGFAIVLAMAVALVVDASAAYLQRSGLDTIADGAALRGADLGATGEETYTEGVPDDRLELTAAAARASVHAYLVDIGAYRKYPGLAYTVALDPTVDSVTVRVRAPLDLPLTVPGSPERASIGATGSAVVATAD, encoded by the coding sequence GTGCGGCGCCCTGACGAGCGGGGTCAGGCCACGGTGATGATCATCGGCTTCGCGATCGTGCTCGCGATGGCCGTGGCGCTCGTGGTGGACGCGTCCGCGGCGTACCTCCAGCGCTCCGGGCTCGACACCATCGCCGACGGCGCCGCCCTGCGCGGCGCGGACCTCGGCGCGACGGGGGAGGAGACCTACACCGAGGGCGTTCCGGACGACCGGCTCGAGCTCACCGCGGCCGCGGCCCGGGCCTCCGTGCACGCCTACCTGGTCGACATCGGCGCCTACCGGAAGTACCCCGGTCTCGCCTACACCGTCGCCCTCGATCCCACAGTCGACAGCGTCACCGTCCGGGTCCGGGCGCCGCTCGACCTGCCGCTCACCGTCCCCGGCTCACCCGAGCGGGCCTCGATCGGCGCGACCGGGTCGGCCGTCGTCGCCACCGCGGACTGA
- a CDS encoding type II secretion system F family protein, whose protein sequence is MGALVGLGAGIGLLLIWSAFFLPRRPRDPSPTAGRVDRLLARAGLGQVSTTGFVLLCAVLGVAAALVVQVVSRTPPVAVAFGAMGAWLPVAVVAGRARRRQREFAEVWPEAVDNLSSAVRAGLSLPEALAGLGTRGPEPLREAFDEFALDYQVTGRFGECLDRLKDRLADPVGDRVVEGLRIAREVGGGELGRLLRNLSGYLRDEARTRSEMESRQAWTVNGARLAVAAPWLVLLFMSFQSEVIHRYASPGGVLVLAFGAAACVVSYRLMMRIGRLPTERRILS, encoded by the coding sequence ATGGGCGCGCTGGTCGGTCTCGGGGCCGGCATCGGCCTGCTGCTGATCTGGTCGGCGTTCTTCCTGCCGCGCCGGCCGCGGGACCCGTCCCCGACCGCGGGCCGGGTGGACCGGCTGCTCGCCCGCGCCGGGCTCGGGCAGGTGTCCACGACCGGCTTCGTGCTGCTCTGCGCCGTCCTCGGCGTGGCCGCCGCCCTGGTGGTGCAGGTCGTCTCCCGCACGCCGCCGGTCGCCGTCGCCTTCGGGGCGATGGGCGCGTGGCTGCCGGTGGCGGTCGTGGCAGGTCGGGCGCGCCGACGGCAGCGGGAGTTCGCCGAGGTCTGGCCCGAGGCCGTCGACAACCTGTCCTCCGCTGTCCGTGCCGGCCTCTCGCTCCCGGAGGCCCTCGCCGGGCTCGGCACCCGCGGGCCCGAGCCGCTGCGCGAGGCGTTCGACGAGTTCGCGCTCGACTACCAGGTGACCGGCCGCTTCGGCGAGTGCCTCGACCGGCTCAAGGACCGCCTGGCCGACCCGGTCGGTGACCGGGTCGTCGAGGGGCTCCGGATCGCCCGCGAGGTGGGTGGCGGCGAGCTCGGGCGGCTGCTGCGCAACCTGTCGGGCTACCTGCGCGACGAGGCCCGGACCCGCTCGGAGATGGAGTCCCGCCAGGCCTGGACGGTCAACGGCGCGCGGCTCGCGGTCGCGGCGCCGTGGCTGGTGCTGCTGTTCATGTCGTTCCAGTCCGAGGTCATCCACCGCTACGCCTCGCCCGGCGGCGTCCTCGTGCTGGCCTTCGGTGCCGCCGCGTGCGTCGTGTCCTACCGCCTGATGATGCGGATCGGGCGGTTGCCCACCGAGCGGCGGATCCTGTCATGA
- a CDS encoding NPCBM/NEW2 domain-containing protein translates to MRTTHRLLSAAATVALTAGVLTTTAVTTATAAPAHRATAYDVTIKPSTTELVSGKKITFKGQVSPKAAGQTVVLQQKIGDQGWKPTGTATLNKKGRYEVSDKPSTMLERKYRVVKAASGQHRKGVSKAVAVTIYKWHKLFDLSVRDQSFMYKQRTLSIATVEFPKSFEGGYYSAQDPTGFIDFNLARECITLKATYGMSDDADTDASAKIDVVGDGTELYTGTFALLESQKKTTDIHGVFRLAFQYTALGDAQARPAVGSPEVLCSF, encoded by the coding sequence ATGCGCACCACCCACCGCCTGCTCTCGGCCGCCGCGACCGTCGCCCTGACGGCCGGCGTGCTCACCACGACCGCCGTCACGACGGCCACCGCCGCGCCCGCGCACCGCGCGACGGCGTACGACGTCACGATCAAGCCCAGCACGACCGAGCTGGTGTCCGGCAAGAAGATCACCTTCAAGGGCCAGGTCTCGCCCAAGGCCGCCGGCCAGACGGTCGTCCTGCAGCAGAAGATCGGCGACCAGGGCTGGAAGCCCACCGGCACCGCGACGCTGAACAAGAAGGGCCGCTACGAGGTCTCGGACAAGCCGAGCACGATGCTCGAGCGGAAGTACCGCGTCGTCAAGGCCGCGAGCGGCCAGCACCGCAAGGGCGTCAGCAAGGCGGTCGCCGTGACGATCTACAAGTGGCACAAGCTCTTCGACCTGTCCGTGCGGGACCAGTCGTTCATGTACAAGCAGCGGACGCTGAGCATCGCCACCGTCGAGTTCCCCAAGTCGTTCGAGGGCGGCTACTACAGTGCCCAGGACCCGACGGGCTTCATCGACTTCAACCTCGCGCGCGAGTGCATCACGCTCAAGGCGACCTACGGCATGTCCGACGACGCCGACACCGACGCCTCGGCGAAGATCGACGTGGTCGGCGACGGGACCGAGCTCTACACCGGCACCTTCGCGCTGCTGGAGTCGCAGAAGAAGACCACCGACATCCACGGCGTCTTCCGCCTCGCGTTCCAGTACACCGCCCTCGGTGACGCCCAGGCCCGCCCGGCGGTCGGCTCGCCCGAGGTCCTCTGCAGCTTCTGA
- the prfB gene encoding peptide chain release factor 2 — translation MAGPDYDQQIKTLQATMFTIEQVLDIAEMRREIADLGEQVAAPDLWDDQDNATRVTGRLSALQGEVDRFDSLTGRIEDLEIMVELGQEEGDAEALADADRELARIKKSVEVLEVRTLLNGEYDAREALVSIRAGAGGVDAADFAETLMRMYVRWAEQHKYPVEVYETSYAEEAGLKSATFAIHAPYAYGTLSVEAGTHRLVRISPFDNQGRRQTSFAAVEVVPVLEQTDEIDVPDEEIRVDVYRSGGPGGQSVNTTDSAVRLTHIPTGTVVSCQNEKSQLQNKASAMVVLKAKLLALKKAEEKAHLDGLRGDVQASWGDQMRNYVLNPYQVVKDLRTGFEVGNPTAVFDGDLDGFLEAGIRWRRGADQAENN, via the coding sequence GTGGCAGGACCTGATTACGACCAGCAGATCAAGACGCTCCAGGCGACGATGTTCACCATCGAGCAGGTGCTCGACATCGCTGAGATGCGCCGTGAGATCGCCGACCTCGGCGAGCAGGTCGCCGCGCCCGACCTCTGGGACGACCAGGACAACGCGACCCGCGTCACCGGCCGGCTCTCCGCCCTCCAGGGCGAGGTCGACCGCTTCGACTCGCTGACCGGCCGCATCGAGGACCTCGAGATCATGGTCGAGCTCGGCCAGGAGGAGGGCGACGCTGAGGCGCTCGCCGACGCCGACCGCGAGCTCGCCCGGATCAAGAAGTCGGTCGAGGTGCTCGAGGTCCGCACCCTGCTCAACGGCGAGTACGACGCCCGCGAGGCGCTCGTCTCGATCCGCGCCGGCGCCGGCGGTGTCGACGCCGCGGACTTCGCCGAGACCCTGATGCGGATGTACGTCCGCTGGGCCGAGCAGCACAAGTACCCCGTCGAGGTCTACGAGACGTCGTACGCCGAGGAGGCCGGCCTGAAGTCGGCCACCTTCGCCATCCACGCGCCGTACGCCTACGGCACGCTCAGCGTCGAGGCCGGCACCCACCGCCTCGTGCGGATCAGCCCCTTCGACAACCAGGGCCGCCGCCAGACCAGCTTCGCCGCGGTCGAGGTCGTGCCCGTGCTCGAGCAGACCGACGAGATCGACGTGCCCGACGAGGAGATCCGCGTCGACGTCTACCGCTCCGGCGGCCCCGGCGGCCAGTCGGTCAACACGACCGACTCCGCGGTGCGGCTCACGCACATCCCGACCGGCACGGTCGTCTCCTGCCAGAACGAGAAGTCCCAGCTGCAGAACAAGGCCAGCGCCATGGTGGTGCTCAAGGCCAAGCTGCTGGCGCTCAAGAAGGCCGAGGAGAAGGCCCACCTCGACGGCCTGCGCGGCGACGTCCAGGCCAGCTGGGGCGACCAGATGCGCAACTACGTCCTCAACCCCTACCAGGTGGTCAAGGACCTGCGGACCGGCTTCGAGGTCGGGAACCCGACCGCGGTCTTCGACGGCGACCTCGACGGCTTCCTGGAGGCCGGCATCCGCTGGCGCCGCGGTGCCGACCAGGCCGAGAACAACTAG
- a CDS encoding Crp/Fnr family transcriptional regulator, whose product MSSTSHSPEEMLGQVDLFSGLSKRQLKKIVDAGRTVEHAADREVATEGLGALAFHLILSGAAKVSSKGTELRTLAAGDYFGEMSMIDGKPRSATVTATEPMTTLAVPHEKFESLVEHEPQVALGLLKVLSTRVREAEAR is encoded by the coding sequence ATGAGCAGCACGTCCCACAGCCCCGAGGAGATGCTCGGCCAGGTGGACCTCTTCTCGGGTCTGTCCAAGCGGCAGCTCAAGAAGATCGTCGACGCCGGCCGCACGGTCGAGCACGCCGCCGACCGCGAGGTCGCGACCGAGGGCCTGGGCGCCCTCGCCTTCCACCTGATCCTCAGCGGCGCCGCGAAGGTGTCGTCCAAGGGCACCGAGCTGCGCACGCTCGCGGCGGGTGACTACTTCGGCGAGATGAGCATGATCGACGGCAAGCCGCGCTCGGCGACGGTCACCGCGACCGAGCCGATGACGACGCTGGCCGTGCCGCACGAGAAGTTCGAGTCGCTGGTCGAGCACGAGCCGCAGGTCGCGCTCGGGCTGCTCAAGGTGCTCAGCACCCGCGTGCGCGAGGCCGAGGCCCGCTAG
- a CDS encoding CpaF family protein, producing the protein MAVKQADAHAQLVEQLDQHVRELVRREGVDPQRDAGLVRRIAEGVVRDHDERSLTGIVAPVPDIDSVVGELVARVSGFGPLQAFLDDPSVEEIWINDPSRVFIARHGRHELTNLMLSTAQVQELVERMLKSSGRRIDISQPFVDAMLPEGHRLHVVLEGISRGFSAVNIRKFVLRAARLHDLVELGSLTPQAAAFLEASIRAGLNILVAGGTQAGKTTMLNCLAAAIPGGERVISAEEVFELRFPHPDWVPLQTRQSGLEGTGEIRLRDLVKESLRMRPSRIIVGEVRAEECLDLLLALNAGLPGMCTIHANSAREALVKMCTLPLLAGENISARFVVPTVASSVDLVVHLGIDQHGVRRVNEVVGVPGRVENDIIETEPIFVRGGGELRRANGMPPRPELYERVGIDVHRILTESS; encoded by the coding sequence ATGGCGGTGAAGCAGGCGGACGCGCACGCGCAGCTGGTCGAGCAGCTCGACCAGCACGTGCGCGAGCTCGTGCGTCGCGAGGGCGTCGACCCGCAGCGGGACGCGGGGCTGGTGCGCCGGATCGCGGAGGGCGTGGTCCGCGACCACGACGAGCGCAGCCTGACCGGGATCGTCGCGCCGGTGCCCGACATCGACTCCGTGGTCGGCGAGCTGGTGGCGCGGGTGTCGGGGTTCGGGCCGCTGCAGGCGTTCCTCGACGACCCGAGCGTCGAGGAGATCTGGATCAACGACCCCAGCCGGGTCTTCATCGCCCGCCACGGCCGTCACGAGCTGACGAACCTGATGCTCAGCACCGCCCAGGTCCAGGAGCTGGTCGAGCGGATGCTCAAGTCCAGCGGCCGCCGCATCGACATCAGCCAGCCGTTCGTGGACGCGATGCTGCCCGAGGGGCACCGGCTGCACGTCGTGCTCGAAGGGATCAGCCGGGGCTTCTCGGCCGTCAACATCCGCAAGTTCGTCCTGCGCGCCGCCCGGCTGCACGACCTGGTGGAGCTGGGCTCGCTGACCCCGCAGGCGGCGGCGTTCCTCGAGGCCTCGATCCGCGCCGGCCTCAACATCCTGGTCGCCGGCGGCACCCAGGCCGGCAAGACCACGATGCTGAACTGCCTGGCCGCCGCGATCCCGGGCGGGGAGCGGGTGATCTCCGCCGAGGAGGTCTTCGAGCTGCGTTTCCCGCACCCGGACTGGGTCCCGCTCCAGACCCGCCAGTCCGGGCTCGAGGGCACCGGCGAGATCCGGCTGCGGGACCTGGTGAAGGAGTCGCTGCGGATGCGGCCCAGCCGGATCATCGTGGGGGAGGTGCGCGCCGAGGAGTGCCTCGACCTGCTGCTCGCGCTCAACGCGGGGCTGCCGGGCATGTGCACGATCCACGCGAACAGCGCGCGCGAGGCGCTGGTGAAGATGTGCACCCTGCCGCTGCTCGCGGGCGAGAACATCTCGGCCCGCTTCGTGGTCCCGACGGTCGCGTCGTCGGTGGACCTGGTCGTGCACCTGGGCATCGACCAGCACGGCGTACGCCGGGTGAACGAGGTCGTCGGGGTGCCCGGTCGCGTCGAGAACGACATCATCGAGACCGAGCCGATCTTCGTCCGCGGCGGCGGTGAGCTGCGCCGGGCGAACGGCATGCCCCCGCGCCCCGAGCTCTACGAGCGGGTCGGGATCGACGTGCACCGGATCCTGACGGAGTCGTCGTGA
- a CDS encoding sensor histidine kinase yields MRERLTFSFILLTVLLLLAAGVVRSYTLRDLIRERESAHVHQEVVLIQEIVADRQRSGGSIDEAFLASLVGGDSRLEYAPEGSTSTVVRGSSYDGTDDPSEDLSATSEVYGGTVTVSQSPEVVKDILTRDVGSLVVLFLLIAIVAGLIGFLISRALSAPFRQLAVAAAALGRGRFDLDLPRSRIPEARALSQALATSAGQLEDRLRRERDFAEQASHMLRSPLTGLRLELEDLTLRDDIPEDAKLGARRGMGSVDEMNAVAGELVQLSRSGSLVEGAEMPLVELATQLAQRWADRLSARDRVLTASAEGDLTLTYTPGPVEHVLDLVLAEVVRRGTGAVRIVFQGQDGGHLRVKVSADGRPAGKSRGAGPGTAVELEPRLDQARTVVEALGGRISGDDPARGLEVLLPRR; encoded by the coding sequence ATGCGTGAGCGGCTCACCTTCTCCTTCATCCTGCTGACGGTCCTGCTGCTGCTGGCGGCCGGTGTCGTGCGGTCGTACACCCTGCGCGACCTGATCCGCGAGCGCGAGAGCGCGCACGTCCACCAGGAGGTCGTGCTCATCCAGGAGATCGTCGCGGACCGCCAGCGCTCCGGCGGCAGCATCGACGAGGCGTTCCTCGCCAGCCTGGTCGGCGGCGACAGCCGCCTGGAGTACGCCCCGGAGGGCTCCACCTCCACGGTCGTGCGCGGGTCGTCGTACGACGGCACCGACGACCCGTCCGAGGACCTCTCCGCGACGTCGGAGGTGTACGGCGGCACGGTGACCGTCAGCCAGTCCCCGGAGGTCGTGAAGGACATCCTCACGCGCGACGTGGGCTCGCTGGTCGTGCTGTTCCTGCTGATCGCCATCGTCGCGGGGCTCATCGGCTTCCTCATCTCGCGCGCCCTGTCGGCGCCGTTCCGCCAGCTCGCGGTGGCGGCGGCCGCGCTGGGCCGCGGGCGCTTCGACCTCGACCTGCCGCGCAGCCGGATCCCGGAGGCGCGGGCGCTGTCCCAGGCGCTCGCCACCAGCGCCGGCCAGCTCGAGGACCGGCTGCGGCGCGAGCGCGACTTCGCCGAGCAGGCCTCCCACATGCTGCGCAGCCCGCTGACCGGCCTGCGCCTCGAGCTCGAGGACCTGACCCTGCGCGACGACATCCCCGAGGACGCCAAGCTCGGCGCCCGCCGGGGCATGGGCAGCGTCGACGAGATGAACGCCGTCGCCGGCGAGCTCGTGCAGCTCTCGCGCAGCGGCAGCCTGGTCGAGGGCGCCGAGATGCCGCTGGTCGAGCTGGCCACCCAGCTGGCCCAGCGCTGGGCCGACCGGCTCTCGGCCCGCGACCGGGTCCTCACCGCCTCCGCCGAGGGCGACCTGACGCTGACCTACACGCCCGGCCCCGTCGAGCACGTGCTGGACCTGGTCCTCGCCGAGGTCGTGCGCCGCGGCACCGGCGCCGTCCGGATCGTCTTCCAGGGCCAGGACGGCGGCCACCTGCGGGTCAAGGTCTCCGCCGACGGCCGGCCCGCCGGCAAGTCGCGCGGCGCCGGCCCCGGCACCGCCGTGGAGCTCGAGCCCCGCCTCGACCAGGCCCGCACCGTCGTCGAGGCGCTCGGGGGCCGGATCTCCGGCGACGACCCCGCCCGCGGCCTCGAGGTGCTGCTCCCGCGCCGCTGA
- a CDS encoding TadE/TadG family type IV pilus assembly protein has product MQRRRRTARGSAVVDFVLVLAVLVPLFLGILQVGLVLLVRNTLAAAASEGARYAATVDRGPEDGAARTRSQIQGAVSGRFAQDVDVRRVLVDGAPAIEVTVHARVPALGLGGPAVELHVSGRAIEETPEDQP; this is encoded by the coding sequence ATGCAGCGCCGGCGCCGCACCGCGCGCGGGTCCGCGGTCGTGGACTTCGTGCTGGTGCTGGCCGTCCTCGTGCCGCTCTTCCTCGGGATCCTCCAGGTGGGGCTGGTGCTGCTCGTCCGCAACACGCTCGCGGCGGCCGCGTCGGAGGGGGCGCGGTACGCCGCCACCGTCGACCGCGGGCCCGAGGACGGCGCGGCCCGCACCCGCAGCCAGATCCAGGGCGCCGTGTCCGGGCGCTTCGCGCAGGACGTGGACGTACGCCGGGTGCTCGTCGACGGGGCGCCGGCGATCGAGGTGACCGTGCACGCCCGGGTCCCCGCGCTGGGGCTCGGCGGCCCGGCGGTCGAGCTCCACGTGTCCGGCCGGGCGATCGAGGAGACCCCGGAGGACCAGCCGTGA
- a CDS encoding HAD-IIA family hydrolase, which translates to MTNPRPVETWLTDMDGVLVHEEVPIPGAQEFIEKLKSSGLSFLVLTNNSIYTPRDLRARLLGSGIDVPESAIWTSALATAQFLADQRPHGTAYVVGEAGLTTALHDIGYVMTDRDPDYVVLGETRTYSFEAITRAIRLIEGGARFIATNPDVSGPSVNGTLPATGSVAALISTATGRTPYFIGKPNPLMMRSALNRLDAHSETTVMIGDRMDTDIISGLEAGLRTVLVTTGSTQPHQVELFPYRPTRVVDSIADLVDLVGAEVSAEPTG; encoded by the coding sequence ATGACGAACCCGCGCCCCGTGGAGACCTGGCTGACCGACATGGACGGCGTCCTCGTGCACGAGGAGGTCCCGATCCCCGGGGCGCAGGAGTTCATCGAGAAGCTGAAGTCGTCGGGCCTGTCGTTCCTGGTCCTGACCAACAACTCGATCTACACCCCGCGCGACCTGCGGGCCCGGCTGCTCGGCAGCGGCATCGACGTCCCGGAGAGCGCCATCTGGACCTCCGCGCTGGCCACCGCGCAGTTCCTCGCCGACCAGCGCCCCCACGGGACGGCGTACGTCGTGGGCGAGGCGGGGCTGACCACCGCGCTGCACGACATCGGCTACGTGATGACCGACCGCGACCCGGACTACGTGGTGCTGGGGGAGACCCGGACCTACTCGTTCGAGGCGATCACCCGGGCGATCCGGCTGATCGAGGGCGGCGCGCGCTTCATCGCGACCAACCCGGACGTGAGCGGGCCCAGCGTCAACGGCACGCTGCCGGCGACCGGCTCCGTGGCGGCGCTGATCAGCACGGCGACCGGGCGCACGCCGTACTTCATCGGCAAGCCGAACCCGCTCATGATGCGCAGCGCGCTGAACCGCCTCGACGCGCACTCCGAGACGACCGTGATGATCGGCGACCGGATGGACACCGACATCATCAGCGGCCTCGAGGCGGGGCTGCGGACCGTGCTGGTGACGACGGGCTCGACGCAGCCGCACCAGGTGGAGCTGTTCCCCTACCGCCCGACGCGGGTGGTCGACTCGATCGCCGACCTGGTCGACCTCGTGGGGGCCGAGGTCAGCGCCGAGCCGACTGGCTAG
- a CDS encoding type II secretion system F family protein, with translation MTLAWWGAVLGAVAGTGLALVLSRLRVIHRPQLAVRVLPYVRDLPQVGRTPALRVASSSPTSAAAGVFGPVLRSAADTVERVLGGATSVRRRLERADLDRTVHEFRVEQVLWGLVAFAAAAAYSLVKALDDPGSALSSLVVCVIAFVAGVLARDTHLSNQVKTRERRILAEFPTVAELLALAVAAGESPVGALDRVVRRSGGALSSDLARVLAVVRTGEPVGAAFDRMAAATGLPLVARFAQGIAVAVERGTPLAEVLHAQAADVREAGRRELIEIAARKEVLMMVPVVFLVLPITVLFAFWPGVVGLHLTTP, from the coding sequence ATGACGCTGGCGTGGTGGGGTGCCGTGCTCGGCGCGGTCGCGGGGACCGGCCTGGCGCTGGTCCTCAGCAGGCTGCGCGTCATCCACCGGCCCCAGCTGGCGGTCCGGGTCCTGCCCTACGTCCGCGACCTGCCGCAGGTGGGCCGCACCCCGGCGCTCCGGGTGGCCTCGTCCTCGCCGACGTCGGCGGCGGCCGGGGTCTTCGGCCCGGTGCTGCGCTCGGCCGCAGACACGGTGGAGCGGGTGCTGGGCGGCGCCACGTCCGTACGCCGTCGGCTCGAGCGCGCGGACCTCGACCGGACCGTCCACGAGTTCCGCGTCGAGCAGGTGCTGTGGGGGCTGGTGGCGTTCGCCGCGGCCGCGGCGTACTCCCTGGTCAAGGCCCTGGACGACCCCGGCAGCGCCCTGTCGTCGCTGGTGGTGTGCGTCATCGCGTTCGTCGCCGGCGTGCTCGCGCGCGACACCCACCTGTCCAACCAGGTGAAGACCCGCGAGCGCCGGATCCTCGCCGAGTTCCCGACCGTCGCCGAGCTGCTGGCCCTCGCGGTCGCGGCGGGGGAGAGCCCGGTCGGCGCGCTCGACCGCGTCGTACGCCGCAGCGGTGGCGCGCTCTCCTCCGACCTCGCCCGGGTGCTGGCCGTGGTCCGCACCGGCGAGCCCGTGGGCGCCGCCTTCGACCGGATGGCCGCGGCCACGGGGCTCCCGCTGGTCGCGCGGTTCGCCCAGGGCATCGCGGTGGCCGTCGAGCGCGGGACCCCGCTGGCCGAGGTGCTGCACGCGCAGGCCGCGGACGTGCGCGAGGCGGGCCGGCGCGAGCTGATCGAGATCGCCGCCCGCAAGGAGGTCCTGATGATGGTCCCCGTCGTCTTCCTGGTGCTGCCGATCACCGTGCTCTTCGCGTTCTGGCCCGGCGTCGTGGGCCTCCACCTGACCACTCCCTGA
- a CDS encoding alpha-amylase family protein, with the protein MATPDDVHAAAAAVLAGLGDDRREAFALRLDRWWDDLLDGLAGVYPHPERVARSLVTLAATAYADRPADLHRLDQRRLLAPDWLQQPGMFGYACYTERFGDDLAGLGERLDYLEELGVTYLHLMPLLQPREGDNDGGYAVQDYRSVRPDLGTMDDLRDLATTLRGRGISLVVDLVLNHVAREHEWAVKARAGDPAYRDYFHVHEDRTLPDAFEQTLPEVFPDFAPGSFTFDEELGAWVWTTFNSWQWDLNWGNPEVLLEFADIILALANVGVEVLRLDAIAFLWKRLGTSCQNQPEVHAITQVLRSVARLAAPALVFKAEAIVGPRDLVQYLGTGHHAGRVSDLAYHNSLMVQVWSMLATRDTVLARHALASLPAAPSTGTWIAYVRCHDDIGWAIDDGDAAAVGLNGHDHRRFLADWYAGEFPGSWADGLVFQANPETGDRRISGTAAALVGLDTDRTGGLARLFLAHAIVAGWGGVPVVWSGDELGQPNDPDWADEPGHGDDNRWAHRPRLDEARAAERHDLRTVPGKVFTGLAHLARVRAGLPQLHASAPSRVLLDTDPGVLATVRAHASGPMVGLYNVTGEPRPFPLHRLAEAGLTAPHDALGGHPVTAGSDGVVWLPAYAAWWVVDAPG; encoded by the coding sequence ATGGCTACCCCCGATGACGTCCATGCCGCCGCCGCTGCCGTGCTCGCCGGGCTCGGCGACGACCGCCGCGAGGCCTTCGCGCTGCGCCTGGACCGCTGGTGGGACGACCTCCTCGACGGCCTGGCCGGCGTCTACCCGCACCCCGAGCGGGTCGCGCGGAGCCTGGTCACGCTCGCGGCCACGGCGTACGCCGACCGCCCGGCCGACCTGCACCGGCTGGACCAGCGGCGGCTGCTCGCGCCCGACTGGCTGCAGCAGCCCGGGATGTTCGGCTACGCCTGCTACACCGAGCGGTTCGGCGACGACCTGGCCGGGCTGGGGGAGCGGCTGGACTACCTCGAGGAGCTCGGGGTCACCTACCTCCACCTGATGCCGCTGCTGCAGCCCCGCGAGGGCGACAACGACGGCGGCTACGCCGTGCAGGACTACCGCTCGGTGCGGCCGGACCTCGGCACCATGGACGACCTCCGCGACCTCGCGACCACGCTGCGGGGCCGGGGGATCAGCCTGGTCGTCGACCTCGTGCTCAACCACGTCGCCCGCGAGCACGAGTGGGCGGTCAAGGCGCGCGCCGGCGACCCGGCGTACCGCGACTACTTCCACGTCCACGAGGACCGCACCCTGCCCGACGCCTTCGAGCAGACCCTGCCGGAGGTGTTCCCGGACTTCGCGCCCGGCAGCTTCACCTTCGACGAGGAGCTCGGCGCGTGGGTCTGGACGACCTTCAACTCCTGGCAGTGGGACCTCAACTGGGGCAACCCCGAGGTCCTGCTGGAGTTCGCCGACATCATCCTGGCGCTGGCGAACGTCGGGGTGGAGGTGCTGCGGCTGGACGCCATCGCGTTCCTCTGGAAGCGGCTCGGCACCAGCTGCCAGAACCAGCCCGAGGTGCACGCGATCACCCAGGTGCTGCGCAGCGTGGCCCGGCTCGCCGCGCCGGCGCTGGTGTTCAAGGCCGAGGCGATCGTCGGGCCGCGCGACCTGGTGCAGTACCTCGGCACCGGCCACCACGCCGGCCGAGTGAGCGACCTCGCCTACCACAACAGCCTGATGGTGCAGGTCTGGTCGATGCTGGCCACCCGGGACACCGTCCTGGCCCGGCACGCCCTCGCGTCGCTGCCCGCGGCGCCCAGCACCGGCACCTGGATCGCCTACGTGCGCTGCCACGACGACATCGGCTGGGCCATCGACGACGGCGACGCCGCGGCGGTCGGGCTGAACGGCCACGACCACCGGCGCTTCCTGGCCGACTGGTACGCCGGCGAGTTCCCCGGCTCGTGGGCCGACGGCCTCGTCTTCCAGGCCAACCCCGAGACGGGCGACCGGCGGATCAGCGGGACGGCGGCCGCGCTGGTCGGCCTGGACACCGACCGGACCGGCGGCCTGGCCCGGCTGTTCCTGGCGCATGCGATCGTCGCCGGCTGGGGCGGCGTGCCGGTCGTCTGGAGCGGCGACGAGCTCGGCCAGCCCAACGACCCCGACTGGGCCGACGAGCCCGGCCACGGCGACGACAACCGCTGGGCGCACCGGCCCCGGCTCGACGAGGCCCGGGCCGCGGAGCGCCACGACCTGCGGACCGTCCCCGGCAAGGTCTTCACCGGGCTCGCCCACCTCGCCCGGGTCCGGGCCGGGCTGCCGCAGCTGCACGCGTCGGCGCCCAGCCGGGTGCTGCTCGACACCGACCCCGGCGTCCTCGCCACGGTCCGCGCCCACGCCAGCGGGCCGATGGTGGGGCTGTACAACGTGACCGGCGAGCCGCGCCCGTTCCCGCTGCACCGGCTCGCCGAGGCGGGGCTCACCGCTCCGCACGATGCCCTCGGGGGTCACCCGGTGACCGCCGGCTCCGACGGGGTCGTCTGGCTGCCGGCGTACGCCGCGTGGTGGGTGGTCGACGCACCGGGGTGA